TCTGCTGGCGTCAGGAAGCGCTCGCGGATAATCCTGAAGCAGAGCTGACCCGGGTTATGTCCCAAATTCTAGCGAAGTGAGGCTAAGATGAGCGAAGTAAACAAAGGCTATTTCACCGAAGAAAACTCGGCCGACGTCGTGATCAGCCGCATCGCGGACAGCACAGAGCCTCGTTTGGCCGAGGTCATCTCGGTGATCACCAAACACCTCCATGCCGCCGTGAAAGAGATCGAACCGACACAAGACGAGTGGCTGACCGCGATCAAGTTCCTGACCGAGACAGGGCATAAGTCAGACGACTGGCGGCAGGAATACATTTTGCTCAGCGACATTTTTGGCGTCTCGATGCTGGTCGATGCGATCAACAACCGCAAACCCTCGGGCGCGTCTGAGTCCACGGTTCTTGGCCCGTTTCACGTGCCAGATGTGCCCGAACTGCCAATGGGCGCAAATATCTGTCTGGATGGCAAAGGGCACCCTATGTTGATCAAAGGACGGATCCTGAACACTGCGGGTGAGCCCATCGCGAATGCCAAGATAGATGTCTGGCAAACCAACGATGACGGGTTTTATGATGTACAGCAAAAGGGCATCCAACCTGATTTCAACCTGCGCGGTGTGTTCCGCACCGGAGCGGATGGCACTTATCACTTCTGGGGCGCCAAACCGCGGTTTTATCCGATCCCAGATGATGGCCCTGTTGGCAAACTCTTGGGCAGCCTTGGTCGGCATCCTTTCCGCCCGGCCCATCTTCATTACATTCTGGAAGCCGACGGGTATGAGACGCTGGTCACGCATATTTTTGACCCTGACGATGAGTACATCCATTCCGACGCAGTCTTTGGCGTAAAGGAAAGTCTGCTGGCCAAGTTCGATCTGATCGAGGATCCAGAACGCATCGCCGCTGAACACCCAGACGGGGCGTTCTACGAAGTCATACATGATTTTGTCCTAGCGCCGGACGCGTGATAGAGGCAGGTCGTTGTACCCGCGAGACTGTTTGAGCGGGTACAATCGTCGCTTGAACCTCGCGAACAATTTCTCGGCAGGAGTTTACGAAAAGCCCCCGAATAGTTAGGGCTTTGGGTAAGCTACTTTATGCCAATCACTCTGACGAGGGCTCGCACATTACAAAACCTGAGTTAGCAACGCTGCCACTGGCATATCAAGCCGTGGTCAAAGTGACCCAACAGTGGCTTGAACAGATGGTTGTGGGTTTGAACCTATGTCCGTTCTCCGCGAGCGTCATTGCCCGAGATCAAGTGTATTTTGCGGTCTGTGATGCGGTGGATGATGCCGAGATTCATCAGTTCTATCTGAACGAATTGCAACGTCTGCTCGCGACACATGAAAACGATATCGCCACCAGCTTGCTCATATTTCCCCAGGGTCAGGACGCGTTCGAAGACTACCTCAGTTTGCTTGATTGGTTTCAGCAGTTGTTGGAGCAAGCTGAGCTAACAGAGCATGTGCAACTCGCGTCGTTTCATCCTCAGTATCAGTTTGAGAGCGTGGCGTCAGAGGATCTAAGCCACTTTACCAACCGCGCGCCCTATCCGACGATACAACTGCTGCGGCAAGATCAGATGACCAAGGTTCTAAGCCATGTGTCAAACCCGCAAAAGATCTATGAAGACAACATTAAGACGCTAGAAAACCTTGGGCGTCGCAAGGTCGAAGGGCTGTGTCCCTGGGGTGTTTCATTGTGAATGCATCGAGGTCTTCAAAACGTCGGCACAACGGGTGTTAGTGAAAGCAGATCGATCGCATAGTTCGACTTTGGATGGTCAAACACTTGATCCGCGGGTCCGGCCTCTTCAATGCGCCCATTTCGAAGAACGACCACATCATCTGACATCTGGCGAACAACCGCGAGGTTGTGGCTGATGAACAAAATGGACAAGCCGAATTTGGACTGCAAGTCTTTCAAAAGGTTCAGAATTTCGGCCTGAATCGACACATCCAGCGCAGAAGTGGGTTCATCGCAGATCAGGAACCTTGGGCGCGCAAGGAGCGCTCTGGCAACCGCAATACGTTGACGTTGCCCGCCGGAGAACTGATGCGGGTATTTATCGATTGCATCCGGTGACATGCCCACTAGTTCCAGCATCGCCGCCGCGATATCGCGTCTTTCTTTGGCGTCAGGAACCAGCCCATAGAGCCACAGAGGCTCAGCCAGTATCGCTCCAATTCTGTGGCGGGAATTCAGACTAGAGTAGGGGTCTTGAAAGATCATCTGTACGATCTGACGAGAGGGGTGGGTCCGCCCGCGTTTTGTGCCATCTGGCAAAACTTCGTTGCCGAGGATCATTGTTCCAGAGGTTGGGTTCACCAGTCCTGTGATCGCTTTGGCGAGCGTTGATTTCCCCGAACCACTTTCCCCAACCAGACCGGTGATCCCGCCTGGCTTGACCTCAAAACTAACGTCCTTGAGCGCGGTGAACGGGCTTGGTTTGCGCCAGAGTGAGGTTCTTACGCCAGGAAAATCGACGCAGAGGCCATCGATCTTAAGCCCAATCTTGTCTTGCGCCGTCCCCTCCAAGAGCCAGCGCTCGGCGACGTCGCCTAAGTCGTCGCCGCCAGACGTTGGGCTTTCCTTGGGAACTCGAAACCTTTCAAGTTTCCTATCCAACGGCGGCACCGCATCCAAAAGCGCGCGTGTGTATGGGTGTTTAGGATTGCGCAGTACCTGTTTTGTCTCGCCAGACTCCAGAAGCTTGCCATGGCGCATCACCGACACGCGATCTGCAATCTGAGCGATGACGCCAATATCATGCGTGATCAATATGAACCCAATTTTGCGGCTTTGGGCCAAACCCTTGATCAGGTCAAGAACCTGACTTTGCACTGCTACATCCAGCGCTGTGGTAGGTTCATCGGCAATGATCAGATCCGGATTGGTGCAGAGCGCAAGCGCAATGACCACACGTTGACGCATGCCGCCAGAGAACTGATGTGGAAAGGCTGTGATGCGCTCCGACGCGTTTTGGATGCCGATCTCTTCCAGAATATCAACGGCGCGGGCGCGGGCCGCTTTGGTTGAGATTTCCTCATGGGCCTGCATGGTCTCGATCAGCTGATCTTCGACGCGCATCAGCGGGTTTAGGCTGGTTTGCGGATCCTGAAAAATCATCGAAATCCGCTTGCCGCGCAGGTGATGGGCCTCAACCGGGCTTAAACGTCTGAGATCCGTGTCGCCCAATGACATAGACCCTTCGGCGACATATCCAGGTGATTGCAAAAGCCCGATGATTGCGGCGCCGACTGTGGATTTCCCAGCACCGCTTTCTCCGACCAGCCCGTGGATCTCTCCGGGCTGAACGGACATGGTGACATCTTCGATTGCCGTGATGTCCCCGAAACGCGAGGGGAAGCGAACGGTAAGGCCTTCTACATTCAGCATCTCAGCGTAACCTCGGATTAAAGACATCGCGCAGGAAATCCCCGAGGATGTTGATTGAGACCACCAAGGCCACAAGGAACAAGGTCGGGATCCACAGGATCCACCATTCGCCAGAGAGCATGAACTGCATGCCGATGCGGATCAGGGTTCCCAGCGAGGGGCTGTCCGCAGGCAGGCCGATCCCGAGAAATGACAGGGTGGCCTCCAGAAGGATCGCCGAGGCGAGATCGACCGTCATAATAACCAAGAGCGGTCCCAGAATATTGGGCAGGATATGCACGAACATCACGCGGATTGGGCGTTGGCCGGTGATGATGGCGGCCTGCACGTATTCCTTTTGCATTTGAACGAAGGTCGACGCGCGGGCTGTCCGCGCGAAGTTGACCCAAAGCGACAGGGCGATCGCGAGCGTCAGAACGGCTACCCGCAGATCTTGTTGCATTTCAGACGGCAAAACACCCCGCGCGATACCGTCAATCAACAGAGCAGTAAGGATCGCGGGCAGCGCCAATTGGATGTCCGCGATGCGCATCACGATCATATCAAAGCGCCCGCCGTAATACCCGGCGGCTAGACCCAGACCAACGCCTAGGACTGTGGCGATCGCCATGGCCGACAGTCCGATTATCAAAGACAGACGCGCGCCGTAAAGGATCGAGGACACCATATCGCGGCCCTGATCGTCTGTTCCCAACAGGAACTTCGGGTTGCCGAACTCCTCCCAAATCGGCGGCAACAGCCCGTCCATCAGGCTGAAAGAGGCAAGATCATAGGGATTGGCAGGTGCGATGAGGGGTGCAAAGACCGCGCCCAGAATGGACAGGACCGCGACGATCGCTGCGATTATGGCCGCAGGTGATCTTGAGAACAGCCAAAGCCCTTCGTATCGTTTGATGAACTCCCTCATGACTCATCCTTAATCCGCAAACGCGGGTCAATCGCTACGTACAGAAGGTCAACGATCAGGTTCACGAGGACAAAGAAGAAGGCGATCACGACGAGGTAAACGCCCATCACAGGGATGTCGACAAATCGGATGCTTTCCAGAAATAACAGCCCCATACCCGGCCATTGAAAGACGCTTTCGGTTACAATCGAAAACGCAATCACGCCGCCAAACTGAAGGCCGATGATCGTGATCACCGGCACCATCGTATTGGACAGAGCGTGTCTGAAATAGAGGCTCCGCATCGGCACGCCTCGGGCCATCCCAAAGCGAATATAGTCCGAGCGCAGAACCTCCATCATCTCGGCGCGCACAAGCCGCATCGTGAGGGTCAGTTGGTACACGCCCAGCGTGATCGCGGGCAGAAGCAAGGCACGCCAGCCGTCGATTGTGAACAGAGAGGATTCCCATCCGCCGATCTGAACAGTGCCGCCGCGCCCGAACGTCGGCAGCCATCCCAATTGCACGCCGAACAGGAATATCAACATGATCCCGATCACAAATGTCGGTATCGAAACACCCACCAATGTGGTCAGCAATATCGATTGGGTCGCAAAGCCCCTTGGTCGCAACGCCGTGTAAACACCCGTCGGAATGCCGACGATCAGGGAAATCAACAAGGCGACCGTGCCAAGTTCCAAAGTTGCAGGAATGCGAGAGGCGATCATTTCCCCGACTGACTGACGGGTCCGGTACGAGTAGCCGAAGTCGCCTTGCAACATGTCACCGGTAAATCGGTAGAACTGAACCACGAAGGGATCGTTCAATCCCAATTCTTCGCGCAGCCGTTCCTGGTCTTCGATCGCCGTTTCCACGCCGGTCATCTGGGTGATGGGATCCCCCACAAACCGGAACAGGGAAAAGGCAAGAAAAGCGACGGCGATCATCACGAAGACTGATTGGACCAGCCGCTTTAGGATAAAATATGCCATCGCTTTTCTTAGTTTTCAGTGCCTTAGTTCACAGTTACCCAACGCAGCATAAAGAAGTTGTCCGCA
This is a stretch of genomic DNA from Cognatishimia activa. It encodes these proteins:
- a CDS encoding ABC transporter ATP-binding protein — translated: MSLIRGYAEMLNVEGLTVRFPSRFGDITAIEDVTMSVQPGEIHGLVGESGAGKSTVGAAIIGLLQSPGYVAEGSMSLGDTDLRRLSPVEAHHLRGKRISMIFQDPQTSLNPLMRVEDQLIETMQAHEEISTKAARARAVDILEEIGIQNASERITAFPHQFSGGMRQRVVIALALCTNPDLIIADEPTTALDVAVQSQVLDLIKGLAQSRKIGFILITHDIGVIAQIADRVSVMRHGKLLESGETKQVLRNPKHPYTRALLDAVPPLDRKLERFRVPKESPTSGGDDLGDVAERWLLEGTAQDKIGLKIDGLCVDFPGVRTSLWRKPSPFTALKDVSFEVKPGGITGLVGESGSGKSTLAKAITGLVNPTSGTMILGNEVLPDGTKRGRTHPSRQIVQMIFQDPYSSLNSRHRIGAILAEPLWLYGLVPDAKERRDIAAAMLELVGMSPDAIDKYPHQFSGGQRQRIAVARALLARPRFLICDEPTSALDVSIQAEILNLLKDLQSKFGLSILFISHNLAVVRQMSDDVVVLRNGRIEEAGPADQVFDHPKSNYAIDLLSLTPVVPTF
- a CDS encoding ABC transporter permease translates to MREFIKRYEGLWLFSRSPAAIIAAIVAVLSILGAVFAPLIAPANPYDLASFSLMDGLLPPIWEEFGNPKFLLGTDDQGRDMVSSILYGARLSLIIGLSAMAIATVLGVGLGLAAGYYGGRFDMIVMRIADIQLALPAILTALLIDGIARGVLPSEMQQDLRVAVLTLAIALSLWVNFARTARASTFVQMQKEYVQAAIITGQRPIRVMFVHILPNILGPLLVIMTVDLASAILLEATLSFLGIGLPADSPSLGTLIRIGMQFMLSGEWWILWIPTLFLVALVVSINILGDFLRDVFNPRLR
- a CDS encoding DUF1415 family protein, which encodes MGKLLYANHSDEGSHITKPELATLPLAYQAVVKVTQQWLEQMVVGLNLCPFSASVIARDQVYFAVCDAVDDAEIHQFYLNELQRLLATHENDIATSLLIFPQGQDAFEDYLSLLDWFQQLLEQAELTEHVQLASFHPQYQFESVASEDLSHFTNRAPYPTIQLLRQDQMTKVLSHVSNPQKIYEDNIKTLENLGRRKVEGLCPWGVSL
- a CDS encoding ABC transporter permease, which gives rise to MAYFILKRLVQSVFVMIAVAFLAFSLFRFVGDPITQMTGVETAIEDQERLREELGLNDPFVVQFYRFTGDMLQGDFGYSYRTRQSVGEMIASRIPATLELGTVALLISLIVGIPTGVYTALRPRGFATQSILLTTLVGVSIPTFVIGIMLIFLFGVQLGWLPTFGRGGTVQIGGWESSLFTIDGWRALLLPAITLGVYQLTLTMRLVRAEMMEVLRSDYIRFGMARGVPMRSLYFRHALSNTMVPVITIIGLQFGGVIAFSIVTESVFQWPGMGLLFLESIRFVDIPVMGVYLVVIAFFFVLVNLIVDLLYVAIDPRLRIKDES
- a CDS encoding intradiol ring-cleavage dioxygenase, with amino-acid sequence MSEVNKGYFTEENSADVVISRIADSTEPRLAEVISVITKHLHAAVKEIEPTQDEWLTAIKFLTETGHKSDDWRQEYILLSDIFGVSMLVDAINNRKPSGASESTVLGPFHVPDVPELPMGANICLDGKGHPMLIKGRILNTAGEPIANAKIDVWQTNDDGFYDVQQKGIQPDFNLRGVFRTGADGTYHFWGAKPRFYPIPDDGPVGKLLGSLGRHPFRPAHLHYILEADGYETLVTHIFDPDDEYIHSDAVFGVKESLLAKFDLIEDPERIAAEHPDGAFYEVIHDFVLAPDA